ccaaacacacaaaagctCCATTAACTCCTCGTTTTAGGGTTCCTTAGCTCTTCCAGTGCAGGTATGCAGTAtcattttggttttttttttttttttttgattgaaaattttCGATTGAATGTCTTGATGGGTATTCTTGATTTGTGATGAATGGTGGGCTGGAGCCTGATAATTGATGCATGATTATTTTCGCTACGTTTTTCTCTGACTTGTGATTTTCATTTTCCGTTCTTGGTTTGGGGAGAATGGAGGGATGGCAGCTTAAAAATGGTGCCTTTTGTAACGCAGATGTATTCTCCTTGAGAAATTATCATCCCAATATATCAGATTGATTGGTTTGAGCGTTATTAGAGAATTTGATTTGATAACAGAAATGTAAATTGCGGAAGTCATTGTATTCATTTGATGGGAATGTGAGAAGTTACggtgaaaaaaagaaaatgaactGAAGAGTTACAAGTAGCTTGATCTCAAATTTTAACGTAAATCTTGCCCACAAAAGACGAAATCCTGAGTCTGGGCCCACATCCCGGCCAAAAAGATTTGTGGAGGTGGTAAATCATAGTGATTCAACATCCATTAGATAGGAGGGCGAGTGCCCCGTGTGTGACTCCCACACAACTCGATCCTGTGTTCTCGCCCACAATCTGTTCCACAGGAACTAACTGAACTATTCATGCTGGCAATTGTAACGTAAATCTGCAATGCATATAATGTTGATATTGGGATGCAGTAGCAGATCCCTGCCTTTtctttttacttatttataaGTGATCTCTCATGCTTGGGTGAAAAGACTGGGTCTTGGTCTCATTGAATTGAAGAGTTCCTTCTTGAGGTTCCCTTAGGACTAAAACTGATTTTTTATTGATCATTAATCATGAACCATAATGCAGcttcatttgattatattttcagTGTTGCAGTTTTCGAGATGATAATGCTGCATTTTGtgactatataattttttttcttggtgaTAGGAAAGATAAGAGTACTGTTTCTTGATGTCGACTTTGGGCAATCCAGCAAACGTATTCTGGCATCAGTGTGCGGTTGGGAAGGCGGATAGGGAAAAACTACTTAATCAACAGGGGTGCGTTGTATGGATTACTGGCCTCAGTGGTTCAGGTTGGCACTGATATTCTGTTTCTTGGTGGTGTTATATTtcatttgcttctatttcttgattaattagctttagTTCAGCATAATTTATTGCCGAGTCTCCCTGGCAATCCTTATTCTGCAGGAAAAAGCACACTTGCATGCTCTCTTGGTAGAGAATTACACTCGAGGGGTAAGCTTTCTTATGTTCTTGATGGTGACAATGTTCGGCATGGTCTCAACAAGAATCTTGGTTTCTCACCGGATGACCGGACTGAAAATATCCGCAGGGTTGGTAAGTGCGTGCTTCCCCTCTATATAACGACTCGGATCAGTTGTCTTGTGTCCAGATGTTCTTGGAACAGACTAATAAATTACTCTGTATTTGATCAAGAAAAACATCATGTACTGCATAGCTCCATATAGGGGCAAAGTCGGAATTTCTTGAAAGAGTATTTCGACCGACTGGGGTTTCTGATAGTAGTTGATTCTAGTAAAATGATGCTTTGCAATCCCTAAATCAAGAAGTTCTTTTGAATATCTATTCAGGGGAAGTTGCGAAGCTCTTTGCAGATGCTGGTTTGATTTGCATTGCCAGTCTAATATCTCCTTACAGAAATGATCGGGATGCTTGCCGGGCAATGTTGCCAGATGCGTTTGTTGAGGCATGACGAACAAACTCTGATACTTTTGAGAATTAAGTACACATTGCACCAAAATCCTTATGCCGAGGATAATAgtctctttttttattattatttgtacaGGTCTTTATGAATATGCCACTAGAAGTATGCGAAGGAAGAGACCCAAAGGGCCTCTACAAGCTTGCTCGTGCTGGAAAAATTAAAGGTTTGTTTTGTTCATTTACTAACCCCTGGGATATTCACTTAAATGACCTGTTCGTTTTATCCCATCGGTCATTTCAATCAAAGATGCAAATTGAAATTATGAATAGATAAATACTAATGTGTTAATTAGCGATAGTTGTCAAGTGTAGATGATTAAAAGAGTTCCG
This region of Ipomoea triloba cultivar NCNSP0323 chromosome 15, ASM357664v1 genomic DNA includes:
- the LOC116005537 gene encoding adenylyl-sulfate kinase 3; this encodes MSTLGNPANVFWHQCAVGKADREKLLNQQGCVVWITGLSGSGKSTLACSLGRELHSRGKLSYVLDGDNVRHGLNKNLGFSPDDRTENIRRVGEVAKLFADAGLICIASLISPYRNDRDACRAMLPDAFVEVFMNMPLEVCEGRDPKGLYKLARAGKIKGFTGIDDPYEAPLKCEIELQQKGGACPTPNEMAGQVASYLEGRGFLQTL